The genomic DNA GGTGCCGTCCGTCGTGCTCAGCGCGTTGCCCACCGTCGCCGTGCCGCTCACGCTGGGCACCGCACTGTTCACCGGCAGGCTGTTGGCAATCGCCGTGTAAGTGGAGTAAGCGGTCGTCGTGTTGGAGTTGCCGTCGTTGGCGATCACCGCCACGCGCAGGTACTTGTGCGCATCGGACGTCGTCAGCGTGTAGTTGGCGCTCGTCGCTCCGGCGATCGAGGCGGCGTTGGTGCCGTTACTGTCGTCGGCCCGATACCACTGGTAGCTGTAGCTCAGAGCGTCGCCGTCGGGATCGCTCCAGGTCCCGGTCGCCCCGCTCAAGGCGTTGCCAACCGTCGCCGTCCCCGTCACCGTTGGAACCACGCTGTTCACCGGCGCCCCGTTGGAGGGGGTGCCCCCCCAAGGGTGATGGAACTGGTCCGCGCGGTGCTGGTCGTTTCACCGTCGTTGACAGTGATCGTCGCGGTGCGGGTGCCCGCCGTGGCGCTGCCGGCGGTGTTCTTGTACTGGATGAGTTGGATCACCGCCTGATAACCCGCCACGCTGGCGGCGCCCCGCAGGGTGATCGTGGACGAGTCGTTGCCGGTGACGCTGATGCCGTAGGTCTTGGCCGTCGCCACGGAGGCCGCCAGCATGCTCAGCACTTCCGCCGCGCCATCCGACGTGCCGGACAGGGTGATGGTGGCGCCGAGCAGGCGGGTGTCGCTGTCCGTCTGGCTCAGGACGGCGTTGGGAGCGATCAGCACGCCGGACGCTGGGGTGGAGGTGCTGACGGACTCCCCGGTGCCGGCACCCGCCCCGTTCAGGTCGACCGACGGTTCGCCCACGTTCCAATGCACTTCGTAGGCGCCGAGGTCGAGCGCACCGTCACGGATGCGGTCGATGCCGCGGATGTCGTAGCTGCCGCCGTAGCGGTTCGCGTTGCTGCTGTCGCCGGCGTTGATGAAGGTCGTCGCGGTCGAGGCCGGACGATAGTCGCGCAGGCTCTTCGTGGCGTTGGTGGAGTCGACGAAGATCGCGTTGCCGGTAATGGCGCCCTGGTAATTGTTGCCTGCGTTCAGGGTGATGTTAGCGCTGTTGTAAATGATGGCGTTCGGATCGGCAAAACTCGTTCCGGCAAGATTGCCGGAGTTCCCCGCAATGATCGTGTTGTAAACGTTCACAGTCGCCGATGCACCGGAATAGGTGCCGATGCCTGCCGTCTTGACACCGACAGCGCCGGCATCATTGTTGATGTAGCTGTTATTGACAATGGTGACGTTGCGTATGTTTACCGTATAGGCCGCCGTGTTGTGTGTTTGCGCAATAATGGAGCCAGGGTAGAGAGCCGAATTCGAGCCCATGTTCATGACGTAGCTGTTGTCTGCGAACAGACTGTTCTCGATCGTCAGCGTGTCGTTCACCTGCGCTCGAACGACCGCGAAGCCCGCCGTACCGCTCACCACACCTGTGTTATCGCGAAAAACCGAGTTCTTGACCGTCAGGGATGTGGACACGCTGGTCGTGACGATGGCGTTGTTCAGGTTGTTCCTGAAGGTCACGCCATCCACTTCGAGCGACCCGCTCTGCAACGTCAGCGCGCCCTGCAGGGCGGATGCCGAATAAAAGCGCTCCATGATGACGTTCTTGACCGTCAGCGTCTTGCCGGACGCATTGAAGAGGATGCCCCGGTAGTCCGTCGTCGCGGGCACATTGCCGGTGTTGGCGCCGGAGATCGTGATGTCGGCGATGCCGTCGCCGTTCACGTCGCCGTTGATCGTGAAGCTCTGAGTCGACGCCGTTACGATGTTGGTCGGTGTGGCACCGCTTAGAGAAACCGTGCCGGACGTCAGCGCCGAGCTGAATTCGATCACGTCCCCGGCGGCCGCGTTCACGATCGCGTGGTTCAACGATCCCGCCGCCGTTCCGGTCGCCGAGGTGACGACGACGGTTCCCAACCGGCCGCTGAAGGTTTCCATGGATGCGCGCGCGAAGGGAACCGCCGCCTCGATGGCCCCGCTTTGCACCTCCAGCGTCCAATTCTGGCCGGTGGCGTTGCCGGTCTCGTCGCTGGACACCGCCACGTCGGCCCCGGTGAGCCGATGGACCGTCTGAACGAACTCCTGCCCCGCCTGTCCGGCGCCGACGTTGCAGGCGTAGAAAAGAAGGTCGCCGCCGGGCTTCAGCGCGGCGCCGATCGCCTGGAGATCCTGCCCGCGGTTCGCCAGACCGTCCGCCCAATAGGCGCGGCCGGCGATGTAGAGATGGCCTTCGTTGCCGTGGCTGACGACCTGGACGGAATCCAGACCGGACATCCCGGACAGCGCCTTCGCCATCTGGCCGAGCGCCTCCTGCTGCGGGTCGAGCAGGACGACCTTGGCGTCGGGCGCGATGTCCTTGAGCAGCGTCTGGTAGTCGGACACGCTGGTGTCGACGAACACAACCGACCGGGCCGGTCCCTGGAGCCCGGCGAGCCGCGCCGTCACCGCCGCCGGTTCGGTGAGCGGCGGAGCGGAGGCGGCCGGGGACGCCGCTGCGGCCGGGACGGTCGACTCCTTGATGGCCCAATCGACCAGCTTGTCGGCGTCGGCGGCCTTGGCGGCGCCCTTGTCGCCCGGCGCGGGCTGATCGGGTTGCTGGTGGACCTCGGCGGCCGTGATGGCGCCCGCCGCGTCGAACATGAAGCGCGGTTCGAGAGCCATCGCGAACATCGATGAGGACGGCTTGTGCGTCCTGCCGGAACGCCCAGTCGCACCGTTGCCGTTCGAACCCCGCTTGCGCGTCATCGCCAGTCTCCCGCCATACGCAACACCGCCCGACCCTAAGCCGAAAGCGGTCACCAAAAAGTGAATAGCGTTGGGAGCGTACCACCTTTTCACAGTCTTTGACAGAGCATCGGTCTATTCAGGCGACAAAGGAGGTGCCCAATTTGCATCGATTCGCTTCATCAAAGAGGACGGCGTGTCATAATTTGATGCATTTGCTTCTGCGAAGCGTTTTGTATTTCATTGCTGAAACGAACGCATATGTTGGTATGCTTTTCACACCGTCATTTCGCTGTCGGCGAGCGAGCGTCGTGGCGAGGTCAAACATTTGCGTGCAAAACACCACACACCGATGTCACAGGCCCGGCAAGCCATGACCGTGCCGAGACGCGATTCGGAGAGGGCGGGCCGCCCAGCGGTGTCATCAAGGATTCCGGCTCAGGACGCTCCGCCCTGCTGCATCTGGGCTGGCAGGATCTGCGGCGGCAGGTGCTGAATTCCCGGATGGCCCGGCGGAAGCCAGATCAGCTCCAGGGACGGCGACGTCTTCGCCAGGAGATCGAAACCCAGCCGGTGATAGAACCAGTGAACGCGCGTCTCCACCTCGGCCACCGACAAGGTGATCGGGATGCGCATTTGCGCCGCGGTCCCCTGGAAGCTGCGCAGAAGATCGGTGCCGATGCCCTTGCCGCGGGCCAGACGGTGGATTTCCACCTCCGACACACGCCAGTCGTAGCGGCCGAGATCCATGACGATCCGACCGACCGGCTGGCCCGTCTTCTCGACGACGAAATCCAGATGCTCCGGATAGCGGGATTCCTGCCCCATGCGCCGGGCGCTGTACTGCTGTTCGTAGAGCGTCCGGATGAAGTCACGGTCATGGTGCGCCTTGGCCAGCCAGGGGCGCGCATCCATGAACAGACCCATGAGGAAATCCTCGTCCGATGGCCGGGGAAACCGCACCGTCAAGCCGCCGAGCAGCGGCAGCGACCCATTCAAAACAGCCATCGGCCACACCCCTTCCGGTAGCACAAGCGTGCGCCCTCAATAACCGAGGATGCGGACCCGACGCAAGAATCGCCGTCGCGGACATCGCGCGAGTCGTCCGCTTCGGCTTCGGCCCGGTGCGGAGCAGCCATGGCCGGAACCGGGTCACCCCCCCGGCGAGCCGCCCTATGCGCCCCTGCCGCTCCGGCTGCCGTCGTCAGTAAACATACGCAAATATGCAACCGAAGGGTCATTCCGCAACGATAACAATCAAAAAAAGTAACTTTTTGTATCGTCTGTTGCCCAGGCTCTAGCCGGTCAGGAGAATATATCGGTATGCTTTCTATCACATTCGGCGGCATGGCGCGTCCTTAAGGGATGCTGGCCATAGGCCGCCGCAACCGGTTTCATAAACAGGAGGTGTCGTCATGGAAGTTTACCTCGGCCTGATTTTCCCGTTCACCGGCGCCTACGCCCCCCAGTACACCGCCCAGTGCCTGGGCCAGCAGATGCAGGTCAGCCAGAATCAGGCCCTGTTCGCGGTCACCGGCGCGATGTACGGCGGCAACGGCACGACCAACTTCAACCTGCCGGACCTGCGCGGCCGCGTGATGGTCGGTTCGGGCACCAGCCCCTACCTCAACAACCTGACGCTCAACCCGGGGAACTTCGGCGGCGTCGCGAACAACACGCTCACCCTGCAGAATCTGCCGGCGCACACCCACGCCGCCACCTTCACGCCATCCGGCAGCAGCACCAACGCGACCGTTTCCGCCGCCGCGGCCATCCCCGTGAGCACCGTCGTCGGCGCCAGCAGCACCCCGGTGGGCGGCAACAACTATCTCGGCGCGTTCCAGCTCGGCGATCCCGGCGGCGTTGGCGTCACCATGGACGGCCCCTACAGCTCCGGCACCGCGCCGAGCGGCTCGGCGCTGGTCGGTTCGGCCTCCGGCACCGTCACGCTGGGCGGACTGACGGGCACGGTCAGCATTGCGGCAGGCGGCGGCGTCACCAACCCGTCTCCGGTGAACAACATGCAGCCCTATCTCGCGCTGACCATGCTGATCGTCACCAGCGGCATCTTCCCGATGCGCGACTGATCCGGGGACACCCCCCGATCGTCGAACACCGGATGGACGGATGCTGCGCGTTGGCTATGCATGCCCGGAACGCCAGCCGTACTTTCAGAACTTGAGCCCGGACTTTTGAGATGACCATCGACATCGCCACCATCTCCCACGAGATGTTCGCCCCGCATCTCGGCCAGACGTTCCGTTTCGTGGCCCCGGAGGACGGGTCCGTGATCACGGATGTCGAGCTGACGAAGCTGACGGCACGTCCGGAATGCACGCCGCGCTGGGCGAAGCGCACGTCCTTTTCGGCTCTGTTCGAAACCTACGGCCCCAGCCAGCTGTGGAACGGCTATTTCCAGATCGACCATCCGACGATGGGATTGCTGGGCCCCTTCTACATCGTGCGGGTCATTCCGCGCGATCCCGAGCGGGGCTGCTTCGAGCTGATCCTGAACTGAGCCCCAGCCGTCCGACGCCATCGCCAAGCACCGCGCACCGTCCGCCCCAGCGCATCGATTCCACCGGAGATTTCGCCATGGATTTCTATATAGGGTCCGTCTTTCCATTCGCCGGCAATTTCGCCCCCGTGAACACACAGCAATGCCTGGGACAGGCGGTCAACTCGGCCCAGTTCCAAGCCCTGTGGGCGATCACGGCCGGGGCCTTCGGCAGCGGGCCGAACAACTCGACGTTCAACCTGCCGGACCTGCGCGGCCGCGTGATGGTGGGGCCGGGGACCAGCCCCTACACCAGCAGCACGATCAACACCGGCAATGCGGGCGGCACGGAGTTCACGACGATCATCGGCACCAATCTGCCGGCGCACACCCACGGCGCCGCCTTCCAGGGCGGCAGCGCGGGCGGCACCGTTCCGTTCAACGCGACGGTCACCGTCCCGCTGAACCCTGCGGTCGGCACCAGCAACATCCCGTCCGCCATTCCCGCGGTGCTGGGTGGACAGTTCATCGACCCCAGCTACGACGTTGTCCTCGACGGCCCCTACATCCCGGCTTCAAGCCTGCCGACGCCGCCCACCGGAAGCTCACTCACGGGCGCGCTCTCCACGCAAGGCACGGTCAGCGGCGGTCCCACAGGCGCCACCGTGGCGGTGAGCGCGGGCGGCGGCGTCATTTCCACCCCGGTCGCCCTCAACAACCTGCAGCCTTACCAGTCGCTGTTCTTCTTCATCTTCATGCTGGGCTATTTCCCGTCGCGTGATTGACGCGGAGAGCCCCGGTCCCTTCCGGTGGGCCGGGGCCCTGCCCGCGCACGGCGCCCGCCGCACCCGCGCCGACGCGGTCGAGCAGATCATCCAGCAGATCGGCGAAACGCTCCCGCGCGGCGCGCTCCATCAGGCTGTGGTCGGCCCCGGCGAGGCGCTCCATCCGCAGCCCGCCCATCCGGCGCAGCCGCCCGCCGTCCGCTCCGGCCTGCGCCTCCAGTTCGCCCAGCGTCACATCGCCCGCGCTGTGCACCATCAGCGTGCGGACTCCACGGTCGGCCAGAGCGTGAAAGGCGTGGAGCACGTCGTCCCTCGCGTAGCCCCGCCCCATCAGCCCGGCGCGCAGCCGCCCGGCGCCGATGCGCAGCCGGCGGGCCGCGCGCTCCGACAGGCCGCGCGCGACGCGCGACGCCTTGCGGTCCTGGCGCAGGATGGCCCGCCACACCGCCGGCTCGGTCAGACGGGGAAGATAGGCGGTGGCCGGCTTCACCGCGCTGCCGATGGCCTCCTCCTGCGTCACGCCGTCCCCCAGCACGAAGCGGCCCGGATTGACCAGCGCCAGCCCGACCACCCGCGGGTCGGCGAGCGCCACATGCAACGCCACCGCCGCCCCGGCGCACAGCCCCACGGCCACCGCGGCGCCATGCCCCGCGGCCGCCAGCGCGTCCAGCCCGGCCTGCGCGTCCTCCACCATGTCCCGGCAATAGATCAGGCCATCGCGGCGCCCCGGCTTCGACGCGCTGTCGCCCAGCCCGCCCAGGTCCAGGCGCAGCGAGGCGATCCCCCGCGCCGCCAGCCTGCGGGCCAGCCGCACCGACATGCGCCCGGTGCCGCTGTGCGGCGTGGCGCCGCTGTTCAGCAGCAGAACGGCAGGCCGCCCGTCGGCCGCGACGGCAGGCTCGCAGAGGATGCCGAAAAGGCCGGCGCCGGGACCGAAGCGGAGCGGGCGCTCCACGGCGCCGGCAAGGCACAAACGGAGTGCGGGCGCCTCCTCCGTCCGGCTTGGCCCGGCGGGCGCCTTGTCCCGCATCAGCCAATCCGCCACCCGCGCGAAAGCCGAGCAGTCCGGGGCGGCGTGCTGGACGCTGGTCATCAGCCGCGCGTGGTCGGGAAAGGGCGCTTCCTCGACATCGGCGCCCAGCGCGCGGAACCGCTCCGCCAGCGCGGCGGCGCGGCCCTCCGGACGGTCGAGGATCAGCACCCGCCGTGCCGGAGCCTCGGTCATCCGCGTGAGGTCGAGGGCCCGCAGAGCCTCCGCCGTTTCCGGAGTCAGGCGGAATCCGGCGCTGTCGATCCCCTCCGGCCCGACCGCGGGCGGGGCGCCCGCCGGCCGTTCGGCGAGCAGGGCGACCGCCCGCAACTCCTGCAGGAAGGCCCGGCCGGAGGGAAAAGGGGACAGCAGGACCAGGGCGTCCGCCCCCACCTCGCGGGCCGCCGCCGCGGCAAGCAGAGCGCCCAGCCGCAAGCCCGCCAGAGCGATCTCCTCAACCCCCGTGACGGCGCGCAGATGGGCGGCCGCGGCGCGGATGCCGCCAAGCCACGCCTCCAGCCGGGCCGGATCGTCCTCCTCGCCGGCGCTGTCTCCGGTGCCGGGATAATCGAAGCGCAGCACCGGCAATCCGGCCGCGGCCAAGCTTTCGGCGAAGCGGCGCCACGCCCGGTGGGTGGCCAACGCCTCGCCACCGTAGGGCGCGCACAGCACGACGCCGCGGCGCCCACCGGCCGGGTGCAGCCAGCCGAAGCATCCCTCGAACAGAACGGGCGTGGACGGATCGGGCGTCATGCTGCCCCCCGGTAGCGCGTTGGGTCCAGGCCGTTCAACGCATGAACCTCGCCATCGGGCACCGCCGCGCCGGGGTGGTACGGGACCAGCCGGACCCGCCGCTCCGCCCCTGGCGGCAGATGGAACCAGTCCTCCTCCGCCCGGAACCCGTCGTCCTCGATGTGGACGGAGCGGGCAAGCCGCCGGCTGGACAGGATCAGCGCCCACCCCTCGTCCGTCCGCTCCGCGCGGGCGCGGAGGCCCAACTCCGCACGCTCCAGCCGGCCGCTCCCGAGGAAATGGAAGGCCTCGGCCACCGGAGCGCCGGAACGCGCCTCGCACAGCGCCGCCACCACCGCGTCGTGGGTGGGCGGACCGAAGCGGTAAGCACCGGTCAGATCGACGAAGCGGTCGGGCAGTGACGCCGCCGGCATGACCTGGGCGCTGCGCGGCGGCAGGGTGACCGTTTTCTCGGCCCGCAGCACCGGCACCTCGCCCCGCCGCAGGGCGGTCAGGGACAGGACCGCCTCCACCGGCTGCGCCGTCTCGTTCAGCAGATGGATCGCCAGCCCGTTCACCCCCTCGTCGGTCAGCAGGACCTGCACCGGCCGGAAGGCCCGGCGCAGCGCGTGCCACGCCGCCTTGGGCACGCCCGCGGAATCGACCACGCCCCAGCCGGCCCCCGGCCAGACATCCTGGAACATCCAGACCAGCCCGCCCGCGCAGGAGGAGCCCGCCCGCCGCCACTCCGCGAAGACCGCCTCCATCACCTCTCCCGTCACGGCGCGCGACAGCCGCG from Azospirillum brasilense includes the following:
- a CDS encoding alpha/beta fold hydrolase yields the protein MTPDPSTPVLFEGCFGWLHPAGGRRGVVLCAPYGGEALATHRAWRRFAESLAAAGLPVLRFDYPGTGDSAGEEDDPARLEAWLGGIRAAAAHLRAVTGVEEIALAGLRLGALLAAAAAREVGADALVLLSPFPSGRAFLQELRAVALLAERPAGAPPAVGPEGIDSAGFRLTPETAEALRALDLTRMTEAPARRVLILDRPEGRAAALAERFRALGADVEEAPFPDHARLMTSVQHAAPDCSAFARVADWLMRDKAPAGPSRTEEAPALRLCLAGAVERPLRFGPGAGLFGILCEPAVAADGRPAVLLLNSGATPHSGTGRMSVRLARRLAARGIASLRLDLGGLGDSASKPGRRDGLIYCRDMVEDAQAGLDALAAAGHGAAVAVGLCAGAAVALHVALADPRVVGLALVNPGRFVLGDGVTQEEAIGSAVKPATAYLPRLTEPAVWRAILRQDRKASRVARGLSERAARRLRIGAGRLRAGLMGRGYARDDVLHAFHALADRGVRTLMVHSAGDVTLGELEAQAGADGGRLRRMGGLRMERLAGADHSLMERAARERFADLLDDLLDRVGAGAAGAVRGQGPGPPEGTGALRVNHATGNSPA
- a CDS encoding DUF6916 family protein produces the protein MTIDIATISHEMFAPHLGQTFRFVAPEDGSVITDVELTKLTARPECTPRWAKRTSFSALFETYGPSQLWNGYFQIDHPTMGLLGPFYIVRVIPRDPERGCFELILN
- a CDS encoding phage tail protein, whose amino-acid sequence is MDFYIGSVFPFAGNFAPVNTQQCLGQAVNSAQFQALWAITAGAFGSGPNNSTFNLPDLRGRVMVGPGTSPYTSSTINTGNAGGTEFTTIIGTNLPAHTHGAAFQGGSAGGTVPFNATVTVPLNPAVGTSNIPSAIPAVLGGQFIDPSYDVVLDGPYIPASSLPTPPTGSSLTGALSTQGTVSGGPTGATVAVSAGGGVISTPVALNNLQPYQSLFFFIFMLGYFPSRD
- a CDS encoding GNAT family N-acetyltransferase, with protein sequence MAVLNGSLPLLGGLTVRFPRPSDEDFLMGLFMDARPWLAKAHHDRDFIRTLYEQQYSARRMGQESRYPEHLDFVVEKTGQPVGRIVMDLGRYDWRVSEVEIHRLARGKGIGTDLLRSFQGTAAQMRIPITLSVAEVETRVHWFYHRLGFDLLAKTSPSLELIWLPPGHPGIQHLPPQILPAQMQQGGAS
- a CDS encoding phage tail protein, yielding MEVYLGLIFPFTGAYAPQYTAQCLGQQMQVSQNQALFAVTGAMYGGNGTTNFNLPDLRGRVMVGSGTSPYLNNLTLNPGNFGGVANNTLTLQNLPAHTHAATFTPSGSSTNATVSAAAAIPVSTVVGASSTPVGGNNYLGAFQLGDPGGVGVTMDGPYSSGTAPSGSALVGSASGTVTLGGLTGTVSIAAGGGVTNPSPVNNMQPYLALTMLIVTSGIFPMRD
- a CDS encoding DUF4347 domain-containing protein: MTRKRGSNGNGATGRSGRTHKPSSSMFAMALEPRFMFDAAGAITAAEVHQQPDQPAPGDKGAAKAADADKLVDWAIKESTVPAAAASPAASAPPLTEPAAVTARLAGLQGPARSVVFVDTSVSDYQTLLKDIAPDAKVVLLDPQQEALGQMAKALSGMSGLDSVQVVSHGNEGHLYIAGRAYWADGLANRGQDLQAIGAALKPGGDLLFYACNVGAGQAGQEFVQTVHRLTGADVAVSSDETGNATGQNWTLEVQSGAIEAAVPFARASMETFSGRLGTVVVTSATGTAAGSLNHAIVNAAAGDVIEFSSALTSGTVSLSGATPTNIVTASTQSFTINGDVNGDGIADITISGANTGNVPATTDYRGILFNASGKTLTVKNVIMERFYSASALQGALTLQSGSLEVDGVTFRNNLNNAIVTTSVSTSLTVKNSVFRDNTGVVSGTAGFAVVRAQVNDTLTIENSLFADNSYVMNMGSNSALYPGSIIAQTHNTAAYTVNIRNVTIVNNSYINNDAGAVGVKTAGIGTYSGASATVNVYNTIIAGNSGNLAGTSFADPNAIIYNSANITLNAGNNYQGAITGNAIFVDSTNATKSLRDYRPASTATTFINAGDSSNANRYGGSYDIRGIDRIRDGALDLGAYEVHWNVGEPSVDLNGAGAGTGESVSTSTPASGVLIAPNAVLSQTDSDTRLLGATITLSGTSDGAAEVLSMLAASVATAKTYGISVTGNDSSTITLRGAASVAGYQAVIQLIQYKNTAGSATAGTRTATITVNDGETTSTARTSSITLGGAPPPTGRR